In Coraliomargarita sinensis, the genomic stretch GTTGAAGGTTTCCGTATCTCCCGCGCGGTAAGCCATCGTCAGGCTGGCGTAGCTGGTCACGTAGGGGCTAAGCGGCTCGCCTTGCATGACGCTGAGCAGTTCCTCACCGATATTTTTCCAGTCCTCCAGTGGATCAACCGGTGGTGGAGGCGGGACCACGCTGAGGTGGGCGGTCTGGGAGAGTTTCAGGTAATCATCTCCGAAAGTGACGAAGCGGCGGAGCAGGTCGGCATCGTAGTCTTCGCCCGCTTGTTGCTTGCGCAGGGCATCCATGCCAGGACCAATCGTGCTTTGGTAGCTCTGGTATTCGTCGATCAGTCGGTCGAGCCGCTCGGCGCCGCCAATCGGGTGGAGCGAGTGCATGACCCGGTGGTAGAGCATGAGCCCGTCGTTCAGGTCGGCGATCTGTTTGTCGTAAGCGCTGCGCTTCTTCGGCTCCGGATCGATCTTGGAGTAGAGCTCGAGGATGGCCTGAAAGTGGGGCTGCAGGTCGTTGAAGGAATAATAGCGCTGGCCTTGTTCGGCCAGGCCGGGCAGTCCGAGATCGTCGGGAAACTCAATTTTGAAAACGCGGTAGGTGTCCGCCACTTCCGGGCGCATGGTCAGGTCCATGAACCATTCGATCGGTTGCAGCCATTCGCCGTCCGGGGCTTCCACTTTCTGGCGCCCGGAAAGGATGAGCAAAGTGTTTCGCGCCACCGAATCGAGCGGCTTGATCCGTCCTCCCACCTGCACCGGGAGCTCGGAGAAGCTGTCGACGTCGAAACCGCTCTCATTCCCTGCCGGACGAAACTGACGGGCAAAAACCACCAGCACGAGGGCGAGAACGATGATGTAGATGAGTTTTTTCACGGAACAGAATGATTAACCGCAGAGTGCGCTGAGGACGCGGAGGGTGCTCAGAGGCGTATGATTAAAGAGTGGCTGAAGCATTGGAGTCCTTTGAGGATGTAATGCAGTTACATAGTTTTGAAAATCGGCGTGTTCTCTGCGCTCTCCGCGCACTCTGCGGTTAGCTAATTTCATTTTAATGGGAGCGTTTACCGAGGAATTTGAAGAAATGCATGCCGAACTGGACGCACATGCCGAGGCCCATGAGAAGGACGCTGATGTATGGCAGTATCCAGCCCGGGTTGCGGACGACTTGAAAGATGGAGGTTTTGTCCTGATTGGCGAAGGACGCCTGGTAAAAGGTCAGTCCTTCGTAGCGGAGCGGGTGGTTCATGTAGATGAGTGCTTTTTGATCTTTGAACTCATCCTCGTGGTGCACCATGACTTCGCTGGAAAAGTTAAAAGGAATTTCCGTGCCGGGGTACTTGTCGTGTTTGAAGTCGATCAGTTCGATTTCAAAAGGGTAGTAGTGACGGGTGAAGCGCAGTGCCATCTCCCAGGACTGCTCATCCAGTGTGACTGTTTGGGGCGGAAAGCGCTCGTCGATGACATTGGAGACCAGCCATGTTCCGAGGATCCCGTCCGGTCCGGAGACCTCGACGTAAGCGGTCGCCGTGTTGATTTCACTTTCCGCGTAGGTGACTTCAGTCGGCGTGGCGACGATATTCATTTTCACCGCGGCTCCGCTGTCTGCCAGGTTGTCTGCGACGGGTGCCTGCGCGCGGCCCACGTTTGAGTTGGGGAAATAGCGGACTGTCCTGATGCTGAGTGGTGTATCCGGCACGTTGATACGCTTGCCCGGCTTGAGCAGGCTGGCAGGGATACTGTGTACCGTATCATGCTCGGGGTCGCTGCGGTCGATGAAAACGAGTTCGTTCTCCCGGACCGCCTGCGAGTAGTTGCTGCGGCCGCCCTCGTCGACCGGCATCTGGCTCTCCTGTGAAACCAGGTCGGTCAGCAGTTCGCTGACCAGAAGCAGCACCAGGCCGAAGTGCACCAGAAAGATGCCGCTTTTCCTGAATGTTAGTTTGAAACGGGTAAAGTGTGCGGCGAGCAGATTGACGAACAGCAGGCCGCCCAGTAAATAGCCGCCCGGCATGGGTAGGTGAAACCAGAAGAGCTTATCGTAATAGAGCCATTGTTCCGGGTAGGACCAAACCACGAGGAAGCTCTCAAAGTAGAGCTTCTGGGTGTGCCAGATCCCGTATTCGACCTGATCGAGAGTTCCGAAGAAGATCAGCACCATCGAGAGCGCCAGTAGGACAACGGTCAGGCGAAGGGAGGCAAAGAACTTGAAAATGGCGCCCATGATCTAGTGGTGGTCGTCCTCGATTTGCACACTGGAGAGAAATGCTTCCATCGCCTCGGCCTGGCTGGCGACGGTACCGGTGGCGCCCTGCATCTTGAAAAACCAGGTGCTGCCGTGGAAGCTGAGCAAGCCACCCAGAATACTTTGTTCGGCACCCTGCAGGTCGATGAGAATGCCGCTGTGGTTGGAGATGGAGTAGGGGCGTGTGACTTGCGGCATGCTCTTCGCATCGATCGGATCGAGTCCGATCTGGCCGCGCCAGCGGTTTATGTTGGCCAACTGGCCCCCGACATCGCCGGGAAATACCGTGACTGCGATCTCAGCACTGCCATTTTCGTCGCTCACCCGGAAATTCGCCTTGCGCACGCTCTGCGGCGGGAATTCTTCCCATGCGTCCGGCACTTGGTAAGACAGTTCAGGGGCAGCTTGGGCCGCCTCCTCCATGCCGGGGAGAACCCGCATTTGCGAATCGCCGGCCGCCGGCACGTTTTGCTCCGCGGCGGGTCCGGGCATAGCCACGCTGCGTTCCTCCTTCGGGATCGTGTAGGTAACCGGCTCTGCTTTTTCACAGCCGGTCAATCCAAGGAGGACGGCTATGGCAAATATGGATGATCTGATCATGTGATTCAGCGTAATCGGTGTGCGTCCCGAACGACAGGTCAAGCTTCTGCGTGCGAAAGTGTTCGCGGGTTATGGGCCGAATAAGCTGGCATTAATTATTGAACCGGAAGAGTGCCACGTCGCCGTCCTTGAACTCGTAGTCCTTGCCCTCCAGACGGTATTTACCGGCATCGCGAGCGCCGGCCGTGCTGCCTGCGGCCACCAGATCCTCGTAGGAGACGACGTCGGCTTTGATAAATCCTTTTTCAAAATCGGTGTGAATCACTCCGGCGCACTCGGGAGCCTTCATCCCCTTACGGAAGGTCCATGCGCGCACCTCCTGCTCGCCGGCGGTAAAATAGGAGGCGAGGCCGAGCAGGTCGTAGGTGGCGCGGATGAGGAGTGAGACACCGGAGTCGTTTACGCCGAGGGATTCGAGGTACTCGGCGGCTTCCTCGGCATCAAAATCGATCAACTCGGCTTCGACTGCCGCGGAAATAACGCAAATTCCGGCACCGTGGTGTTCGCGGGCGTAGGTCTCGACTTGGCTGACGAAACTGTTGCCGGATGGATCAGCCAAATCGTTCTCCGCGACGTTGCAGGCATAGAGCACGCGCTTGGCGGACAAGAGGGCGAGTCGCTTGAGCACGACTCGCTCGTCATCGTTCATGTCCAGCGTGATCGCGGGCCTGTTTTCGTTGAGGTGGGGGAGCAGCCGCTCGATCAGGGCGATATTGGCGGCGGCCTCCTTGTCGCCTCCGCGGGCTTTTTTAACCGCTTTTTCCTGCTGGCTCTCCAGGGAACTGATATCGGCGAGAATCAGCTCGGTGTTGATCACCTCGATGTCCCGCAGCGGATCGATGCTGCCCATGTTATGAATGATGTCATCGTCCTCAAAACAACGGACCACATGCACGATGGCGTCGACTTCGCGAATGTTGGCGAGGAACTTGTTGCCGAGGCCCTCGCCCTTGCTGGCTCCGGCGACAAGGCCGGCGATATCCACAAATTCGATCGCGGCCGGGATGACCTTGTTGGTTTTGGCGATCTCCCGCAGGGGTTCCAGCCGTTCGTCCGGAACATGCACGACCCCCACGTTCGGGTCGATCGTGCAAAAAGGATAATTTGCCGACTCGGCCTTACGCGTGCGCGTCAGGGCGTTGAAGAGTGTGCTTTTGCCCACATTCGGGAGACCTACGATACCTGCTTGAAGCATAGCGGGCAAAAAATGCGCCGCTGCGCTCCCGGTGCAACGAAAAAGCAGCGACGCGAGCCGGAATCTAACTTAGCCTCTATATTGACTTCGGGTTCTATCTAACCTTTAACACAAGCCTAAGCATGACATCCGCAGCCAACGAACCCAGCCCGATCGAAATTGAAGATTCGCGTATCTTGATTGTGGATGATGATGAAATTATCCGTAAGCTGTTGAGGCGAGTGCTGGAGCGCAGCGGATTTGAGATCGATGAAGCGGCCTCCGGCGAAGAGGCCTTGAAGCAGATCGAGGCGGATGCCCCGGATTTGATTCTTCTCGACGTTGTCATGGACGGGATCGACGGTTTCCAAACCTGTCGAAAACTCAAGAGCATGCAGGGCATGGCGGAAGTCCCTATTGTTTTCGTGACCGGTCGATCGGATACGGGATCGATCGTTGAGGGGCTCAATGCCGGTGGTAACGACTACATTACTAAGCCGATCAACCGGCATGAGGCACTGGCCCGGATTCGCAACCACCTCAAGATGCGGAAACTCATGCACATGCAGAACGAATTTATCGTGGGCCTGAAGAAGGCAAATCTCGCGAAGAACCGGGTGATCGGGGTCGCCTCCCACGATTTAAGAAATCCGATCGCTTCGATTCGGGGCCTTTCGGAATTCCTCATGGAGTCCGGGCCCTTGAACGACGACCAGAGAGAGATCGCAACCACGATCCAGTCGACCTCGGACACGATGCTGAATCTGGTCGAGGAACTGCTGGATCTTTCCGTGATTGAAAGTGGCGAAGAGCGCACCGACTTTGAGCCCTGCAATGTTTTCGAGTTGGTTTCCTCTTCGATCGGAATTTACCAGTTTACCGCCAACAAGAAATCCATCGAAATCGATCTGCAGGAATCTGGTAATGTGCCCGACCTTCTCTTGCTGGATAAGATGCAATTCCGCCGCCTGGTCGACAATCTGCTTAGCAATGCTGTGAAATATTCACCTTTGGAAACCAAGGTGCTGGTTAAGCTGGAAGCTGAAGGGGAGGTGTTGAAAATTATTGTTGAAGACGAAGGGCCGGGCATCCCCGAGCATGAAATGCATAAGCTCTTCACGGACTTCGGTAAAACCTCGGTCAAGCCGACCGGCAGCGAAACCAGCACCGGTTTGGGGCTCTCTATCTGCAAAAAGATCGCTGAAGTTCACCGGGGCACCATTCGAGCGGATAACCGGGAGGATCGTAGCGGTATGCGGTTTACTGTAGAATTCAATATTCCCGCACTGGTCGTTGCGCCGGTGTAACCGCCTGGTTTGCTAACCTGCTCGAGGCCAGGTATGATCCCGGATCAATGACGAAAGCACACCAGAACGCACTCGACTCACTCAGGAGGAAGCTGCCGGGGCGGGTGTTTACGGACGAGGCAAGCTGCTTTGCCGCTTCGATAGATAACTTACGTCTCTCCTTCGCCCCGGACGCTGTCATCAAGGTCTCCAAAGCCTCCGACGTCGGGGTGGCACTGAAACTGGCGAACAAGTTTAAGATACCGGTGACCCCGCGTGGTGCCGGGTCCTCCGCGACGGGTTCGGCCGTGCCTCTGAAGCGGGGCTGGGCGCTCGACCTCGCCGGGCTGGATTCGATCAAGATCGACGCGGTTGCGCGGATCGCAACGGTCGGGGCCGGAGCGGTAACGGCCGACTTGCAGTCGCAGGCTGAGGCCTTGGGTTTATTTTATCCGCCCGACCCCTCGTCGAAGAAATACACCACGCTCGGTGGCAACATCGCCTGCAATGCCGGCGGGATGCGCTGTGTGAAGTATGGCGTAACGCGTGACTACGTGCTCGGACTGGAGGGTTTTTTGGCCGATGGGAGCCCCTTCAAGTTTGGGCTGCCACTGAAGAAGTACGTGTCCGGTTTGAACCTGCGTGACCTCTTGATCGGCTCGGAAGGTACGCTCGGTGTCGTGACCAGTGCTGCGCTTAAGCTGCTGCCGAAACCGGAAAAACGCTGGACCGGGATGTTCGCGTTCAAAAGTGAGGCGTCGGCACTTAAGGCCGTGGTGGCGCTCTTCAAGGCCGGGCACAATCCCTCCATTCTCGAGTTTCTCGATCGGCAGTCCGTCGGTTGTGCGGAAAGGTATACCGGCAAAGTGATTTTCGAAGGACATTCCCGTTCCTCAATCCTGCTGATTGAGCTTGATGGCACCCCCGGGGAAGTCCGCAAGCAGCGCAAAGCACTATTGGACTTTATGGCGCAGTGTGCCGTGGCTCATCGGGAAGCCCGGTCTGAGGCAGCCGCCGAGAAGCTCTGGCAGGTTCGGCGCACCTGTTCGCAGTCCATGTTTTCACTGGCCGACACCAAGTTGAACGAAGATGTCGTCGTGCCGCTGGAGAAACAGGCCGAGCTCATTCGCTATACGCTCAAGCTGAAAAAGGAGATCGGGCTGGCGACGCCGACTTTCGGTCATGCCGGCGACGGTAACCTGCATGTGCACATCATGTATAACCGCCGATCCAAGACCGACGCCAGGAAAGCCAAGGCCGGCATCAAAAAACTCATGCAGAAAGTGGTCGATCTCGGTGGGGTGATCACAGGCGAGCATGGGATCGGCCTGGCCAAGATTCCCTTTATGTCGATGCAGCACAGCAAGGCGGAGCTGGCGGCTATGTATTCGGTCAAGTCCGCGCTAGATCCGGAGGGAATTCTCAACCCCGGCAAGATTTTTGAACCTTTTGAAGTTTGGGAGCACGAGCCGGTGGACGTGCAGCTCCCCTGGGACCACCGATGAGCGCAAATTTTAGACCTCATTAGTTCCGGAGATAAAAAGCCCGTAATGGCATAAAACAGAAAAATCGTTCGTGCCATATGCTGTTTTCACAGTTAAAAATGCGAGAGTTAATTTTTTCTATCTGTTAACACCTGACTGCTGACAAAATGAGCAAGCTTCTAATCGGTTGGACAACCTGTGATAACCCGGATGTGGCGGAGCGTTTCGCCCATACTCTGGTCGAGCGAGACCTCGCGGCCTGTGTGCAGATCGACGACGCCGTGCGCTCGGTCTTCAAGTGGAAGGGCGAGGTTCAGAGTAGTTTGGAGTGCCGACTTTGTATAAAATTTTCCGAGGACAAGCACGACGCAGTCTACAACTTCATCAAGGTGAATCATCCCTACGATAACCCCGAGTGGGTGGTGACTCGCCCCGATATCGTCGCGGAGAAATATTTGGAATGGGCGACTGGCGGTTGAGGCGGACTAATGACTGTAGCCGGGGCGATTCATCCCCCGACCGAGTGTGCTGCCGGCTATCGAAGCTGCTTTTCGGTTGGCAGCTTACAGTGGCTTGACTCGTGGCCGACCGGCGGCATTTCATTCGCCAATACAGTCGGGTGATAAATCACCCTGACAATGGAAACAAACTTTCTTCAAAAGGAGCTTTCGGTCTACCGCCACCAGCGTCGCCCGCCGTGAACGGCCGCCCCTTCCTGAAGTTCCTTTTTCTGCTCTTCGCTGAGCTCGGCACTGTCAATATAACTTTGAAAACCTTCGGGATCGTCACTCTTCCAGTTGCCGGCGACGTGCTGCATCATACGGTCCCGCATGCGGTCGTTGCTGATGGACTCGGCCCAGGTCATGGCGTTGGCAGGGTCTTCCTGCGCCGCGCGGTAGGTGTAGCTCATGACCGCACGGTCGAGTTCGGGAGAACTGGGCTGGGAATTAAGCCACTCCGCCGAGGCGGCCATGTCATAGCGCGTCCATTGGCGGATGATCGCCGTGCTGGCGTGCCCGAGTGTCCGTTCATCCACTTCCCGTGAGCTGAGCCATGCGGCCGCCGCTGCCGGGTCGTTTTCCGCCCATTCTCCGAGGAGGCGGGCTTTGACGGATCCGTGCACCTTATCCCCCAAGGAATCAACGTATGCTGCGGCGCCTTCGGGGTCGAAAGAGGCCCACTCGTCGACAAGCTCGGAAATGAGGCTGTCCTTGATGGCCCCGTCCTCCATGAGTTCGACCTGAAGTTTGGCCTCCAGCAAGCCACCGTTCTCTATCTGTTGTTCGATGATTTCTTCGAGGGCGTAATTTTGGATGCGTTCCTGCCCTCGGTTTTCAGTCGGCATGTCCAGGGCGGAGGCAAAGGCGGCTTTCGGGTTGGTTTGCGCGTAGCCGCGATAGATGGCAATGAGCTGACTGCTTTGCGTGCGCAGTGGTTCGTTTGCCAGATTGAAATTCGCCCAGGAGAGCGCAGCCACCGGATCTTTTTGGGCCCAAATTTCGAGGATGGCCTCGCGGGCGCGCTCGGTTTCACGCAGGGAGCCGATCTCCTCCGCCAAGGCCAGCGCTTCCGTTGGCGAAGTCTCGGCTAAATCGCTGAGCAGGCTGCGAATCATCCGTGCACGGCGAAAATCGCTATTAGGCAGGGCAAAGGCTTCGGCAAGCAGGGCCCGTTGATCGGATTCGTTGAGCTCACTTGCCTGTCGCAACGCTTCGTTTAAGTCTTCTTGGCTCATCTCCAGAATGGAGCCGATCGACTTCGAAGGGGCTTCCCTCTCTTCTATGCTCGCCGCATCCTTGACGGCCTGAGCCTCGACGCTCGTCACTTCGGCTTGTTCAGCACCATCGGGTTCCCAAGCGTTGAATTTGAGGCCGAGATAGTAGGCTGTTCCCACACTCGCGAGCCACACGAAAAGGCCGAGCAGAAATATTTTAGGCTTCATGATGACATGAATAGCCAATCAGAAAGCAAAAGTTTCGCAAGTTTTTGCGGATTATCAAAATCACCAAACCGCCCTTTGCCTTAAAGCTGATAAAGATCAGAGTGGATTGGCGTGTTATCTTTGGTTTTTCTGCTACTTACTCAATCCCAGCCAGGCAATCGCTAGCGTGGCCACCGAGCTCAACGGCATAAGGATAGCCGCCAGCAGTGGATGCATCATTCCGACCAGGCAGAGGCTGACAGCGACCATATTGTAAGTCACGGCCGTTATGAATATCGCAGCCACTGTCTGCCTGCGGCGCCGGGCGGTCCGGAAAAGCTCGGGCAGGCAGCGCAGGCTTCGTCCGAAAAAGAAGAAGTCCGCGCTCGCTTCCAGGATACTTTTGTCCACCACAGGAGTGCCGCGGCAGACGGCGGCATCGAAAGCCAGGCTGTCGTTGGCCCCGTCGCCAATCATGAGTGCCTGACCATTGGCATGGCGCGCGATCCACTCGGCTTTGTCGGATGGGCTGCAAGCGGCTTTGGTCTTCTCTTTCGCTAATCCGAGTTGCCGCGCGATAGGCCCGACCCGTGGTTCGGCGTCACCACTTAGAATAGAAGTATCCAGATTATGGATACGAAAATTCTGAATTGCTTCCAATGCATCGTCGCGGACGTCTTCAGCGAAATCGAATTCGGCGACGATAAGTCCGTTCTGGCAGAGCAGGGTGTGGGGGCCTGCGGCCGGTTGTTCAGTTTTCAGTTGCTTGAATTCGGGTTTCCCCAGCGCCCACTCGTTGCCGCCGGGGTCGATCCAGCTTACGCCTTGGCCGATGTGCTCTTCGATCGGGCTATTGGTGTTGTGGTTCGTGAGCTCGGGGTGGGTGGCAAGCAGGGCCTCCCTCAGAGAGCGGGCCACGGGGTGCGGGTTGTGGTCGACGAGTTGATGGAGTGCCTGTGCGGCCAGCGGGTCGAGTTCGCGAACCGTGTCCGGATTTTTCAGCCGTGGCACGTCCATTGTGAGGGTGCCGGTCTTATCGAAAACGACGGTCTTGACCCGGCGGAGCCGCTCCCAGATTTGCGCGTTCTTGATGAACAAGCCGGCGCGTCTGAGCCGTGCCGTGGCAAACTCATCGCACATGGGTAGGGCGACCCCCAGTGCGCAGGGGCAGGAAACGATGAGCACGGAGATCAATACCTGGGCCGAGACAAGCGGATTCCCCGTGGCGGCCAGCCAGGCCATGCCGCCGAGGAGGCCGGTGGCGATGACGATGGCGATGTAATATTTGAGGACATTCTGCAGGCGGGTCTCGCGGAACCGGTCCTCCGGTCGTTCGAGTAGCTTGGCCAGTAGACTGTCCGCCCAGGCCTCCCGGGCACGAAACCGGATGCCCTGGAGGCCGACATTGATGGCACCGGCCGGGGCTGTACGTTCTCCCGGCCAGACCACCGGCTCGGCCTCGCCGTTAATCCATTCCAGACTCAGCGTGCCGGATGGGTCGAGAAGGTCGGCTGCGACCGGGTTGATCTCGCCGGGGGCGACGCTGTATTCGAGACCGGCGGTGACTTGATCGGGTGCGACGCGCTCGCCGTCCTGTGCTCCGCCGAGTACGGTGACCTCGCGCGGACCCGCTTGCTGGCGCTGCAAGTGGCTGCGGTTCTTTTCCAGCGCGACTTCCTGTAGCCAGCGCCCGACCAGCATGAGGAAGACAAAGGTGGCGACGAAGTCGAAGTAGATCAGCTTGGTGTAGCCCGTCGCCCAACCAATAAGAGAGCCGAGGTAAGCGACTACCAGTCCAAGGGCAATCGGCAGGTCGATATGCAGCACCCGGTTGCGGGCCGCCTGCCAGGCTCGCTGAATAAAAAAGCTGCCTCCGACGGCGAGGCTAAGGGTGGCAAAGAGCGCACCCAGTAGTTGAAAGAGAGGTGAGAGAAAAAAGTCGCCGCCCATCCCGAGATAGCCGGGTAGGGTGAAGAGCATGGTATTGAGCAAAAAGAAACCGCAGAGACCGATACGGTAGGTGATCCGGCGGGATTCCTGTTTCGAGTTTCCGTCGCTCTGGTAAAGAGTGAGCTTGTAGCCGATTTGTTGGACGGCTCCGGCAAACTTGGAGAGATCGAAATGCCCTCTTTGCCAGGCCAGTTCCACGGCACAGCTGCGGGCATCAATCCGCGCGGCTGCAGCGCCCTCCTGTCGTTTGAACATCGCTTCAATCAGCCAGACGCAGCCGATGCAGCTGATGCCCTCGATTCCGAACTTGGCTATGACAACCGGTTTTTCAGAACTGGCCTCGGTTTCCTTGAGGACAGCCTCCAATGCTTCGGTTTC encodes the following:
- a CDS encoding heavy metal translocating P-type ATPase, with the protein product MFDVRRSSGAQCAHCGTPFTPRAGEAYCCHGCHYVAQMLEENDLTRFYELKGNSAVPPVGSKAFRKVETEALEAVLKETEASSEKPVVIAKFGIEGISCIGCVWLIEAMFKRQEGAAAARIDARSCAVELAWQRGHFDLSKFAGAVQQIGYKLTLYQSDGNSKQESRRITYRIGLCGFFLLNTMLFTLPGYLGMGGDFFLSPLFQLLGALFATLSLAVGGSFFIQRAWQAARNRVLHIDLPIALGLVVAYLGSLIGWATGYTKLIYFDFVATFVFLMLVGRWLQEVALEKNRSHLQRQQAGPREVTVLGGAQDGERVAPDQVTAGLEYSVAPGEINPVAADLLDPSGTLSLEWINGEAEPVVWPGERTAPAGAINVGLQGIRFRAREAWADSLLAKLLERPEDRFRETRLQNVLKYYIAIVIATGLLGGMAWLAATGNPLVSAQVLISVLIVSCPCALGVALPMCDEFATARLRRAGLFIKNAQIWERLRRVKTVVFDKTGTLTMDVPRLKNPDTVRELDPLAAQALHQLVDHNPHPVARSLREALLATHPELTNHNTNSPIEEHIGQGVSWIDPGGNEWALGKPEFKQLKTEQPAAGPHTLLCQNGLIVAEFDFAEDVRDDALEAIQNFRIHNLDTSILSGDAEPRVGPIARQLGLAKEKTKAACSPSDKAEWIARHANGQALMIGDGANDSLAFDAAVCRGTPVVDKSILEASADFFFFGRSLRCLPELFRTARRRRQTVAAIFITAVTYNMVAVSLCLVGMMHPLLAAILMPLSSVATLAIAWLGLSK
- a CDS encoding hybrid sensor histidine kinase/response regulator; translation: MTSAANEPSPIEIEDSRILIVDDDEIIRKLLRRVLERSGFEIDEAASGEEALKQIEADAPDLILLDVVMDGIDGFQTCRKLKSMQGMAEVPIVFVTGRSDTGSIVEGLNAGGNDYITKPINRHEALARIRNHLKMRKLMHMQNEFIVGLKKANLAKNRVIGVASHDLRNPIASIRGLSEFLMESGPLNDDQREIATTIQSTSDTMLNLVEELLDLSVIESGEERTDFEPCNVFELVSSSIGIYQFTANKKSIEIDLQESGNVPDLLLLDKMQFRRLVDNLLSNAVKYSPLETKVLVKLEAEGEVLKIIVEDEGPGIPEHEMHKLFTDFGKTSVKPTGSETSTGLGLSICKKIAEVHRGTIRADNREDRSGMRFTVEFNIPALVVAPV
- a CDS encoding cytochrome c biogenesis protein ResB; the encoded protein is MGAIFKFFASLRLTVVLLALSMVLIFFGTLDQVEYGIWHTQKLYFESFLVVWSYPEQWLYYDKLFWFHLPMPGGYLLGGLLFVNLLAAHFTRFKLTFRKSGIFLVHFGLVLLLVSELLTDLVSQESQMPVDEGGRSNYSQAVRENELVFIDRSDPEHDTVHSIPASLLKPGKRINVPDTPLSIRTVRYFPNSNVGRAQAPVADNLADSGAAVKMNIVATPTEVTYAESEINTATAYVEVSGPDGILGTWLVSNVIDERFPPQTVTLDEQSWEMALRFTRHYYPFEIELIDFKHDKYPGTEIPFNFSSEVMVHHEDEFKDQKALIYMNHPLRYEGLTFYQASFANQDKTSIFQVVRNPGWILPYISVLLMGLGMCVQFGMHFFKFLGKRSH
- the ychF gene encoding redox-regulated ATPase YchF; amino-acid sequence: MLQAGIVGLPNVGKSTLFNALTRTRKAESANYPFCTIDPNVGVVHVPDERLEPLREIAKTNKVIPAAIEFVDIAGLVAGASKGEGLGNKFLANIREVDAIVHVVRCFEDDDIIHNMGSIDPLRDIEVINTELILADISSLESQQEKAVKKARGGDKEAAANIALIERLLPHLNENRPAITLDMNDDERVVLKRLALLSAKRVLYACNVAENDLADPSGNSFVSQVETYAREHHGAGICVISAAVEAELIDFDAEEAAEYLESLGVNDSGVSLLIRATYDLLGLASYFTAGEQEVRAWTFRKGMKAPECAGVIHTDFEKGFIKADVVSYEDLVAAGSTAGARDAGKYRLEGKDYEFKDGDVALFRFNN
- the cutA gene encoding divalent-cation tolerance protein CutA; the protein is MSKLLIGWTTCDNPDVAERFAHTLVERDLAACVQIDDAVRSVFKWKGEVQSSLECRLCIKFSEDKHDAVYNFIKVNHPYDNPEWVVTRPDIVAEKYLEWATGG
- a CDS encoding FAD-binding oxidoreductase, with the protein product MTKAHQNALDSLRRKLPGRVFTDEASCFAASIDNLRLSFAPDAVIKVSKASDVGVALKLANKFKIPVTPRGAGSSATGSAVPLKRGWALDLAGLDSIKIDAVARIATVGAGAVTADLQSQAEALGLFYPPDPSSKKYTTLGGNIACNAGGMRCVKYGVTRDYVLGLEGFLADGSPFKFGLPLKKYVSGLNLRDLLIGSEGTLGVVTSAALKLLPKPEKRWTGMFAFKSEASALKAVVALFKAGHNPSILEFLDRQSVGCAERYTGKVIFEGHSRSSILLIELDGTPGEVRKQRKALLDFMAQCAVAHREARSEAAAEKLWQVRRTCSQSMFSLADTKLNEDVVVPLEKQAELIRYTLKLKKEIGLATPTFGHAGDGNLHVHIMYNRRSKTDARKAKAGIKKLMQKVVDLGGVITGEHGIGLAKIPFMSMQHSKAELAAMYSVKSALDPEGILNPGKIFEPFEVWEHEPVDVQLPWDHR